One Paenibacillus sp. SYP-B4298 genomic window, CCACGTATGAACAGCCAGTCAATTTGGGGAACCCGGAGGAGGTCACTATACTTGAGGTGGCCCAAATCGTGAAGGAGCTCATGAAGTCCGACGCGCAGATCGAGTTTCTCCCGCTGCCGGAAGACGATCCCAGGAGAAGGAATCCCGATATTACCATATCAAAGACGATTATGGACTGGGAACCGGCGATCAGCTTGCATGATGCACTCGCTAGAACGATCCATTATTACCAGGGTCACTATATCCATTAAACGGGAGGTACCTATGAAAGAACAGATCATAGCGATGATAAGCGAAATCAAGGACGACGCCCAACTGGCAACCAGCTTGAACGAGCATTCCAACATTATGGAAGACGGGGGCTTGGACTCTTTACAGCTCATTACTTTCGTATTGAAGGTGGAAGAGCGCTTCGGTATTGAAATCGATTTTGAAGAATTCGACTTCAATCTTATGGAGTCGGTCACGACCTTCTGCGATTATATCTCGGAGATGCAGAAGACGGCACCTGTATGAACGCTAGACGCCAGTTCGCGCTCATTATGGGGACGTTTGACGCGGAACGCTTCTGGCGCGACCCTAATCTAGCCAAATTGCCGTCATTTCCCGATCCTGAGATGGAGAATGTCGTGATGGCTATGGATGAGCTGCTCTTCCCATTTTGCGAGGCGCAGGATAGGCTCATTACTCGCTATCGAATGAACGTTTGCCATAAAGAGTATTTGCATGAGATCGGATTTAGATTTCTGTCCAATTCAACGGATCTCGAGAGCCCTGATGGAGGAAGCGCAGGCAGAACCACCAATATATTCGACCTGCTCACATCAGCCGACCGAATGGGCAGCATCGATCTGCACGGGCTGGACGGCGCCCGGCTGTCGCCCTTTGCCGTCATTCCGGGGGCGGATCGTATTGCAGCGCGTTACGGGCTGGAGCAGGATTTTCCAACTGTCGAAACGGTTCAGACGGTCAATTCGAAGCTGTATTCTACCGAATTGAACCGTCGTCTTGGTCTTCCGTGTGACAGCCAGACGGTCTATTCTCACGAAGAGCTGCTGGCAAGCGGGTTGACATTGCTGAATCAAGGCCCCTTCCTGATCAAGGATGAGTTCGGGGTATCCGGGAAGGGGAATTTGCTGATCGAGTCGGAAGCGATATTGCAGCGAGTCACATCCTATCTCGCCGATCAGTGCCGCAAGGGAAGAACCGTTCGGTTTATTATTGAGCCGTTCCTCCGCAAGGAGCTGGACTTTTCTTGCCAATTCCACATCGATTCGGACGGTACTTACCGACATATCTCAGTGCAGCAATTGGTCAATCGCGATTTCGCTTACCAAGGCTCCTATACAGCCGACGATAGGCTGCTTCATATGCTGCAGCAAGCGGAGTATTTTGATGTCATGAAACGGGCGGCTCGCGAGCTTTATCAGTCGGGTTATCACGGCGACGTATGCGTCGACTCTATGCTGTTGACCGACGGCCGCATCGTTCCGATCGTTGAGGTGAATGCAAGAAGATCGATGAGTCTGATCAAGCATTATGTTGACCGATACCTGGAGAAGCACGATACAGCCGGGAGCATGACGCATGCGACCTTACAGTTTGCATGCGATGTACGATTCGATCAATTGCTGGAATCGCTGGACCGCGAGGGTGTTCTATATAAGCCTGATCGAGGGTTCGGCATTTTACCGTTAAGCGCGAATACGCTCCTCATCAACAAAGTCATCAGCGAGTGCAAGGGAATCCAGAATAAGCGGGTGAAAGGCAGATTGTATTATTCGTTGATCGAGGGGGAATGGGGGAACGAACGAGTGTCGGCCAAGGTAAGGGAGGTACTGTCGTCGTTATCCTTCAAGATCGCCCGCTGATGCAGTCCGAAGCGCTTGAGACCATGAATGGAGGAAGAAGGTTTATGGGTAAGCGGAAAGTAACGATTCTATGCTCGGGTTTCGGTCTGGGCTTCTATATTCCCGGCCTGTTAATTGCAAGCGATTTCAGGAAAAGGGATATCGCAACGGAAGTGCTCGTGTTCGAAAGCTATCTGGAGCAAGACAAGATGGATCATATTGCAGACAGCAGGAAGGCTTACCACAATAACTTCGCACTTGCCAACTTATCGGCTCGAATGCCGATGGATATCCGCAGCAGCATGGACTATGCCCAGGTTGAGCGATTGCTGGAGGCGTGGAAAGCGGAAGAGCGGCACGAATTCATATCGCTATCTGGACACTGGGTCTATATTCTGGATTTGTATAGGGAGAAGATGCTGCCCAGTCCAATTCATGTAGACCTGCTCTACGTCGATTCAGATCTGGCCCCGTCTTGGAAGAGCCTGAAGAAGTTTCATCCTCGCTATGACGAGCATTATTACAATGCTTGTCTCTATGACACCGACAAGATGGAGATTCGATGCGAAATCCCGGTTCTTCCTGGTACGCCACTGCCCTTCGACTCAAGGAAGCGGCGGCTCGTTGTTCATGGCGGCGGCTGGGGGATGGGTACGTATCAGAGTAAAGTTCCAGAGCTTGTCGGTCATAACTATGGGCTTGATATCGTAGCTTACGATTGGAAGGAAGCGAAGCCTGATCCCGATCACCGATATTGGATGAACGATCCGTCATGGTGCGCATGGGTGAAGAGTGCGAACGGCCTGCACG contains:
- a CDS encoding acyl carrier protein, giving the protein MKEQIIAMISEIKDDAQLATSLNEHSNIMEDGGLDSLQLITFVLKVEERFGIEIDFEEFDFNLMESVTTFCDYISEMQKTAPV
- a CDS encoding ATP-grasp domain-containing protein, with the translated sequence MNARRQFALIMGTFDAERFWRDPNLAKLPSFPDPEMENVVMAMDELLFPFCEAQDRLITRYRMNVCHKEYLHEIGFRFLSNSTDLESPDGGSAGRTTNIFDLLTSADRMGSIDLHGLDGARLSPFAVIPGADRIAARYGLEQDFPTVETVQTVNSKLYSTELNRRLGLPCDSQTVYSHEELLASGLTLLNQGPFLIKDEFGVSGKGNLLIESEAILQRVTSYLADQCRKGRTVRFIIEPFLRKELDFSCQFHIDSDGTYRHISVQQLVNRDFAYQGSYTADDRLLHMLQQAEYFDVMKRAARELYQSGYHGDVCVDSMLLTDGRIVPIVEVNARRSMSLIKHYVDRYLEKHDTAGSMTHATLQFACDVRFDQLLESLDREGVLYKPDRGFGILPLSANTLLINKVISECKGIQNKRVKGRLYYSLIEGEWGNERVSAKVREVLSSLSFKIAR
- a CDS encoding UDP-glucuronosyltransferase; amino-acid sequence: MGKRKVTILCSGFGLGFYIPGLLIASDFRKRDIATEVLVFESYLEQDKMDHIADSRKAYHNNFALANLSARMPMDIRSSMDYAQVERLLEAWKAEERHEFISLSGHWVYILDLYREKMLPSPIHVDLLYVDSDLAPSWKSLKKFHPRYDEHYYNACLYDTDKMEIRCEIPVLPGTPLPFDSRKRRLVVHGGGWGMGTYQSKVPELVGHNYGLDIVAYDWKEAKPDPDHRYWMNDPSWCAWVKSANGLHEFPPYIEITGEATNSYAAQVDHHWLFDVASEAMAIVAKPGAGTLIDSLASETPLILLEPFGSHELSNLNLWESLGFGIRYEKWREMDFSVEVLKEMHQAIMNRPGERTNYVDHYCARVTLTKG